In Gemmata obscuriglobus, a single genomic region encodes these proteins:
- a CDS encoding CbiM family transporter, translating to MHTALFAVHLGDGALSDVWLASGFAGMALLLAVALYRVREDEVPRIGVLTAAFFVASSVHIKLAVLPTSVHLILNGLVGVVLGRRAPLAVSIGLGLQFALLQHGGWSTLGLNTCIVGVPALAAGLLYPVLRRLGVPAFARGVLLGGGAVAAAVLLNFVALLLGGKYEWERLAQLVLLAHLPVVAVEGAMLGVLVSYLEKVKPEMLGSVPAQQEPANQPEDATW from the coding sequence ATGCACACAGCACTGTTCGCGGTTCACTTGGGCGATGGGGCGCTTTCCGACGTGTGGTTGGCGTCCGGGTTCGCCGGGATGGCGCTGCTGCTAGCGGTCGCGCTGTACCGGGTGCGCGAGGACGAGGTCCCGCGCATCGGGGTGCTGACGGCCGCGTTCTTCGTGGCGTCGAGCGTTCACATCAAGCTCGCTGTGCTGCCAACGAGCGTTCACCTGATCTTAAACGGTCTGGTGGGTGTGGTGCTGGGGCGCCGCGCTCCGCTGGCGGTATCGATCGGACTGGGATTGCAGTTTGCGTTACTCCAGCACGGCGGTTGGTCCACGTTGGGGCTGAACACGTGCATCGTGGGCGTGCCCGCACTCGCGGCGGGGTTGCTGTACCCGGTGCTGCGCCGGCTGGGCGTGCCGGCGTTCGCTCGCGGCGTGCTGCTCGGGGGCGGTGCCGTTGCGGCCGCAGTCCTGCTGAATTTCGTGGCGCTGCTTCTGGGCGGAAAGTACGAGTGGGAGCGGTTGGCTCAGCTCGTGTTGCTCGCCCACTTGCCTGTTGTGGCCGTGGAAGGGGCGATGCTGGGCGTACTGGTGAGCTATCTGGAAAAGGTGAAGCCGGAGATGCTCGGCTCCGTTCCCGCCCAGCAAGAGCCGGCGAATCAGCCAGAAGACGCTACATGGTAA
- a CDS encoding SGNH/GDSL hydrolase family protein, with protein MLLSAAFAVLLGTAPAAQPAKALKLKDGDRIVWLGGTLVEREQRYGYWEAALVAANADKNITVRNLGWSGDTVHGESRGRFDFNNPDACFKQIVDQTLALKPTVIFVSYGSNEAFEGKEGLPKFEKGLEKLLDSLKPANARIVLFTPIPVNALETQSGAPNPQKRNEMIELYGKSIQAVALKHGHHLADLNGFVKIVFFTQETFLKDDQKLRSQHPPLTTNGMHLTQDGYRMTASAFIASLGYSVVGSTSERQEELEPLRHAIIAKNEQFFNKWRPQNETYLFGFRKHEQGKNAKEMAEFDPFIQKAEDEIARLRKELK; from the coding sequence ATGCTCCTCTCCGCCGCGTTCGCGGTGCTTCTCGGCACCGCACCCGCCGCCCAGCCGGCAAAGGCGCTCAAGTTAAAAGACGGCGACCGAATCGTGTGGCTCGGCGGCACGCTCGTCGAGCGCGAACAGCGGTACGGCTACTGGGAAGCGGCGCTCGTTGCCGCGAACGCCGACAAGAACATCACCGTCCGCAACCTCGGCTGGAGCGGCGACACGGTCCACGGTGAGTCCCGCGGGCGGTTCGACTTCAACAACCCCGACGCGTGTTTCAAACAAATCGTTGACCAAACGCTGGCGCTGAAGCCGACCGTGATCTTCGTGAGCTACGGCTCGAACGAAGCGTTTGAAGGTAAAGAGGGGCTGCCGAAGTTCGAGAAGGGGCTGGAAAAGCTCCTCGACTCGCTCAAACCCGCCAACGCGCGAATCGTCCTGTTCACGCCGATTCCGGTTAACGCTCTGGAAACGCAATCGGGCGCGCCGAATCCGCAGAAGCGCAACGAGATGATTGAACTGTACGGCAAAAGCATCCAAGCCGTGGCGCTAAAGCACGGGCACCATCTCGCCGACTTGAATGGATTTGTGAAGATCGTCTTTTTTACCCAAGAAACATTTCTCAAAGACGATCAGAAGCTCCGAAGCCAGCACCCACCACTCACGACGAACGGCATGCATTTGACCCAGGACGGGTACCGAATGACCGCCTCAGCGTTCATTGCGAGCCTGGGGTATTCTGTGGTCGGCTCTACCAGCGAACGCCAGGAAGAGCTCGAACCGCTTCGCCACGCGATCATCGCGAAGAACGAGCAGTTCTTCAACAAGTGGCGCCCGCAGAACGAGACCTACCTGTTCGGGTTCCGCAAGCACGAACAGGGGAAGAACGCGAAGGAGATGGCCGAGTTCGATCCCTTTATCCAGAAGGCCGAGGACGAAATCGCCCGGCTCCGCAAGGAACTGAAGTAA
- a CDS encoding fused DSP-PTPase phosphatase/NAD kinase-like protein, with product MRNGLRWVLGCVVAALVLGAPVALYRAQYIQAKRFREVEPGRLYRSGQMTAAGFREAVDRYGIKTVVNLQHEEPDPLLPDHWLGKGQVRESELCAQLGVRYRLLTPDILPPGNQLDWEPPAVKQWRDLLDDESNYPVLLHCKAGLHRTGRLTAIYRMEYRGWSPGEALRELRANGYGYVAASEGDEFVIQFVQNYKPRSKAERLASGGAAGVAEGAVGGPRP from the coding sequence ATGCGCAACGGGTTGCGGTGGGTACTGGGGTGCGTCGTCGCGGCTCTCGTACTGGGAGCGCCGGTGGCGTTGTACCGCGCACAGTACATCCAAGCCAAGCGGTTTCGCGAGGTCGAACCCGGCCGGCTCTACCGCTCGGGGCAGATGACCGCCGCGGGGTTCCGGGAGGCCGTCGACCGGTACGGCATCAAAACGGTCGTCAACCTCCAGCACGAGGAACCGGACCCGCTGCTACCCGATCACTGGCTCGGGAAGGGCCAGGTGCGCGAGAGCGAGCTGTGCGCGCAACTCGGTGTACGGTACCGGCTGCTCACGCCGGACATTCTGCCGCCGGGGAACCAACTCGACTGGGAGCCGCCCGCGGTGAAGCAGTGGCGCGACCTGCTGGACGACGAGAGCAACTACCCCGTGCTGCTGCACTGCAAGGCCGGGCTGCACCGCACCGGCCGGCTCACCGCGATCTACCGCATGGAGTACCGCGGGTGGTCGCCGGGCGAGGCCCTGCGCGAGCTGCGCGCGAACGGGTACGGGTACGTGGCGGCCAGCGAGGGGGACGAGTTCGTGATCCAGTTCGTGCAGAACTACAAGCCTCGCTCGAAGGCCGAACGGCTCGCCTCCGGCGGCGCCGCCGGGGTGGCAGAAGGGGCCGTCGGGGGGCCGCGCCCGTGA
- a CDS encoding TIGR03067 domain-containing protein, whose amino-acid sequence MSALTFATVVLANPPAPAPANDLDKVQGYWKPLQCETEGKAMMPTEIMKQVTAVFDKSEYFLYFKDSKLDKDGKPIIFRLALANITLDAATAPKAITFEFADGPQKGKKCHGIYELAGNQLKMCYGPVDKPKPTKFESPAGSNYFLETWARQAK is encoded by the coding sequence ATGAGCGCACTGACGTTCGCGACTGTGGTGCTCGCTAACCCGCCGGCGCCCGCGCCGGCCAACGACCTCGACAAGGTGCAGGGCTACTGGAAGCCGCTCCAGTGCGAGACCGAAGGTAAGGCCATGATGCCCACGGAGATCATGAAGCAGGTGACCGCGGTGTTCGATAAGAGCGAGTATTTCCTGTACTTCAAGGACTCGAAACTGGACAAAGATGGGAAGCCGATCATCTTCCGCCTGGCGCTAGCAAACATCACCCTCGACGCAGCTACCGCACCAAAGGCGATCACATTCGAGTTCGCCGACGGGCCGCAAAAGGGCAAGAAGTGCCACGGCATCTACGAGTTGGCCGGGAACCAGTTGAAAATGTGCTACGGCCCGGTCGATAAGCCCAAACCGACCAAGTTCGAATCGCCCGCCGGCAGCAACTACTTCCTCGAAACCTGGGCACGCCAGGCGAAGTGA
- a CDS encoding class I SAM-dependent methyltransferase encodes MDLETFRELLSPTGQRLLRQAVSLQPTETTFLTCAATLRKHHAPALAQAALETALLRTKAREKFADAALMYFTREALEQSTSEIVGRHRARRFAEFGNVADLCCGIGADAIALARAGLTVAAVDLDPLRVAMCGANAAALGVTDRVRGIAGDALAAPLPDARAAFADPDRRANGRRFLDPEDYSPSLGALRGRFGADFPLGVKIAPGVAKSDIPSAAEAEFVSLRGELKECILWFGPLRQAVRRATVLPSGETLTGEGEASPPPPLAERVGEVLYDPDPAVTRAGLVPQLAERLSAEATDFEVQLLTGGAHAPTAFATAYRVEHAAPFHPNHLRDYLRERQIGRVTVINRGSPADPAEVVKKLKLKGPGHRGVLLTRVRGAHTAVVCERLG; translated from the coding sequence ATGGACCTGGAAACGTTTCGCGAGTTGCTGAGCCCCACGGGGCAGCGATTACTGCGCCAGGCCGTTTCACTCCAACCGACGGAAACCACGTTTCTTACGTGCGCAGCAACGCTCCGAAAGCACCACGCACCGGCCCTCGCCCAGGCCGCACTCGAAACCGCCCTGCTGCGAACTAAAGCCCGCGAGAAGTTCGCTGATGCGGCCCTCATGTACTTCACCCGCGAGGCGCTGGAGCAGTCCACGAGTGAAATCGTGGGCCGGCACCGGGCGCGGCGGTTCGCGGAGTTCGGGAACGTCGCGGACCTGTGCTGCGGGATCGGTGCCGATGCGATCGCCTTGGCGCGTGCCGGGTTGACGGTGGCTGCTGTCGATCTTGACCCATTACGGGTTGCCATGTGCGGGGCCAACGCCGCCGCGCTCGGAGTGACCGACCGCGTGCGCGGTATCGCGGGCGACGCGCTTGCGGCTCCGCTTCCGGACGCCAGGGCCGCGTTCGCGGACCCGGATCGCCGGGCGAACGGTCGGCGGTTTCTCGATCCCGAAGACTACTCTCCTTCCCTGGGCGCACTTCGCGGACGGTTCGGAGCGGACTTCCCGCTCGGGGTGAAAATCGCACCGGGGGTCGCCAAATCCGATATCCCGTCCGCCGCAGAGGCCGAGTTCGTGTCGCTGCGCGGTGAGCTAAAGGAGTGCATATTGTGGTTCGGGCCGCTGCGCCAGGCGGTCCGCCGCGCGACCGTCCTCCCCTCCGGCGAGACGCTAACGGGTGAAGGCGAAGCGTCACCACCGCCGCCGCTCGCGGAACGGGTGGGTGAAGTACTGTACGACCCCGATCCGGCGGTCACGCGCGCCGGGTTAGTTCCTCAACTTGCGGAACGCCTGAGCGCCGAAGCGACCGACTTCGAGGTACAACTTCTCACCGGCGGGGCGCACGCCCCTACGGCCTTTGCGACCGCATACCGAGTTGAGCACGCGGCCCCGTTCCACCCGAACCATCTGCGCGACTACCTGCGCGAGCGGCAGATCGGGCGGGTCACGGTCATCAACCGCGGCTCGCCCGCGGACCCGGCCGAGGTGGTGAAGAAGTTGAAGCTCAAAGGCCCGGGACACCGAGGGGTGTTGCTCACGCGCGTGAGGGGGGCGCACACTGCGGTCGTGTGTGAACGGCTCGGTTGA
- a CDS encoding LptF/LptG family permease — protein MTAIDRMFLWTFFRSYIIVLISLVGLFIVIDLFTHLDAFVNKPGGFVASARHITYYYGNRVPEYFDLFGNFVTLIAGAFTVAWMQRNNELLPLLSAGVPTRRAIRPVFLGAAVTLALGPLNQEFLIPEVADALTSQRDDPDQAKAQSLMGAYDSSGIHFEGLAGFRKDKLVKKMCVTFPEHSRSGMVHLTAQEAVFRPKQGDDPLTGGWLLTDATPDTFTGEIPLNLTVLGTGRFFVKVQDADYDAVCRGGAWYIYAATSDLQTMLVDPEPRRRGKLAVLFHTRVTRPLVGMVMVVFGLAVILGNPNRHVIISSGLCLIVSAATFLFVIACKYLGDQDVLPPPLAAWLPVILFGPPALVAFDAVHT, from the coding sequence ATGACCGCCATCGACCGGATGTTCCTCTGGACCTTCTTCCGGTCCTACATCATCGTGCTGATCAGCCTGGTCGGGCTGTTCATCGTGATCGACCTGTTCACCCACCTGGACGCCTTCGTCAACAAGCCGGGCGGGTTCGTCGCGTCGGCGCGGCACATTACCTACTACTACGGCAACCGCGTCCCCGAGTATTTCGACCTGTTCGGCAACTTCGTCACGCTGATCGCCGGCGCGTTCACCGTTGCCTGGATGCAGCGCAACAACGAACTGCTGCCGCTGCTCTCCGCGGGTGTGCCCACGCGGCGGGCGATCCGGCCGGTGTTCCTCGGGGCCGCGGTCACGCTGGCGCTGGGGCCGCTGAACCAGGAGTTCCTGATCCCCGAAGTGGCGGACGCACTGACCAGCCAGCGCGACGACCCCGACCAGGCGAAGGCCCAGTCCCTGATGGGCGCCTACGACAGCAGCGGCATCCACTTCGAGGGCCTGGCCGGGTTCCGCAAGGACAAGCTCGTCAAGAAGATGTGCGTGACGTTCCCGGAGCACTCGCGCAGCGGGATGGTGCATTTGACCGCGCAGGAGGCGGTGTTCCGGCCCAAACAGGGCGACGACCCGCTGACCGGCGGGTGGCTGCTGACCGACGCCACGCCCGACACGTTCACGGGCGAGATCCCGCTGAACCTCACCGTTCTGGGCACCGGGCGGTTCTTCGTAAAAGTGCAAGACGCGGACTACGACGCCGTGTGCCGCGGCGGGGCGTGGTACATTTACGCCGCCACCAGCGACCTGCAAACGATGCTGGTCGATCCCGAGCCGCGGCGCCGGGGGAAGCTCGCGGTGCTGTTCCACACGCGCGTCACCCGCCCCCTCGTCGGCATGGTGATGGTCGTGTTCGGGCTGGCGGTGATCCTGGGGAACCCGAACCGCCACGTCATCATTAGCTCGGGTTTGTGTCTGATCGTATCCGCGGCAACCTTCTTGTTCGTGATCGCGTGTAAGTACCTCGGGGACCAGGACGTGCTGCCGCCGCCGCTGGCGGCGTGGCTCCCGGTGATCCTGTTCGGCCCCCCGGCGCTGGTCGCGTTCGATGCCGTTCACACCTGA
- a CDS encoding PVC-type heme-binding CxxCH protein: MRTYTLSLLLALVPSVALAQTNATVPDPDPELERKTFIVAPGFEVTLWAADPLLAKPIQMNFDPQGRLWVASSEHYPQIKPGEKANDKIIVLEDTKGTGRADKTTVFADGLLIPTGLEPGDGGVYVANSTELVHLSASKPGGKADTKRVLLSGFGTEDTHHIIHTFRWGPDCRLYFNQSIYIHSHVETPTGVKRLNAGGIWRFNPDKTELDVFARGWVNTWGHAFDKYGQSFATDGAGGEGINHVVPGGYYLTSQGPHAQRLLHGLNPGSPKYCGLEIISGRHFPDDWQGDLITNDFRGHRVCRFKLQDDGSTFASREMTEVIKSNHPAFRPIDVKMGPDGALYIADWYNPIIQHGEVDFRDPRRDKTHGRIWRVTAKGRDLVKPPKLVDATVPELLEQLKAPEQWTRQQAKRVLKERGAEKVLPEVDKYLRGVDLPQLANQHQFLEIMWLGDALGEFHRPPGQDASTLRLLRSLPLASKDSDIVATGIRRFGQSFTLAWAQGSTRSGITDGCQHASPRVRLEAVRAAAQMQSAWGVEAALGALDKPMDRTLDYALWLTVRELEPYWLPEFQAGRLTFGGDAKKLAFALNAIGNKDTVKPVLALIDGGKVPKENVRGLYLLLAQIGGPEELRRVVQFADVGDPLSDGDRFALMRAVEDAVRQRKVGPAKNAAGALRPFILGRLNTPAAQPALQLAGLWKLEELREDLQGVASATKAAITITAELRAAGLEGLISFGDARAKTFITSLCNKEHAPEIRRLAIAALTGLDASSAAMKATEFLADAKPDEELTDLFAAFVNRKGGAATLAKALTGKKFAPDVAKIGLKAVRANGQPADDLVAALTKAGGLDAPRKPPTDAEVKALTADALKTGDAARGEVVFRRKELQCVACHAYGGAGGQVGPDLTSIGASAQPDYLVDSLLLPHKAIKEGFDVTRVVTVEDKVLQGIKIREANGLLVLRTAEDKEITVPVKDIAEQSKSTKSLMPEGLTDPLTKQDFADLVKYLSELGKVGGSYAPSKARLVRRWQVIDPSPTNLNAFRRARVSAAAEPDAPFTWSQGYSKTSGDLPLAELPKFTVWADTAPQSVVRFQLDVTTAGAAKLKFNAIAGLTAYVGNVPVEPKPETVLDLKTGVQTVTILIDRSKRTDDLRIELDDVEKSPARVAVVGGK, from the coding sequence ATGCGCACATACACGCTCAGCCTGCTACTCGCGCTTGTGCCGTCGGTCGCGCTCGCGCAGACCAACGCCACGGTGCCCGACCCGGACCCCGAACTGGAGCGCAAGACGTTCATCGTCGCGCCGGGGTTCGAGGTGACGCTCTGGGCGGCCGACCCTCTGCTCGCCAAGCCCATCCAGATGAACTTCGACCCGCAGGGCCGGCTCTGGGTCGCCAGTAGCGAGCACTACCCGCAGATCAAGCCGGGCGAGAAGGCCAACGACAAGATCATCGTGCTCGAAGACACCAAGGGCACCGGCCGGGCGGATAAGACCACCGTGTTCGCCGACGGACTGCTCATCCCGACAGGACTCGAACCCGGTGACGGCGGCGTATACGTCGCCAACAGCACCGAACTCGTTCACCTGAGTGCGAGCAAGCCGGGCGGTAAAGCGGACACGAAGCGCGTGCTGCTCAGCGGGTTCGGAACCGAGGACACGCACCACATCATCCACACGTTCCGGTGGGGGCCGGACTGCCGGCTGTACTTCAACCAGTCGATCTACATTCACTCGCACGTCGAAACCCCTACAGGGGTGAAGCGGCTCAACGCGGGCGGGATCTGGCGGTTCAACCCGGACAAAACCGAACTCGACGTGTTCGCCCGCGGGTGGGTGAACACGTGGGGCCACGCGTTCGACAAGTACGGCCAGTCGTTCGCGACCGACGGGGCCGGGGGTGAGGGCATCAACCACGTCGTCCCCGGCGGGTATTACCTCACGTCACAGGGGCCGCACGCACAGCGGCTGTTGCACGGGCTGAACCCCGGTTCACCCAAGTATTGCGGGCTCGAAATCATCAGCGGGAGGCACTTTCCGGACGACTGGCAGGGCGACCTCATCACGAACGACTTTCGCGGCCACCGCGTCTGCCGGTTCAAGTTGCAGGACGACGGCAGCACATTCGCCAGCCGCGAAATGACGGAAGTCATCAAGAGCAACCACCCGGCGTTTCGTCCGATCGACGTGAAGATGGGGCCGGACGGCGCGCTGTACATCGCGGACTGGTACAACCCGATCATCCAGCACGGCGAGGTGGACTTCCGCGACCCGCGCCGCGACAAGACGCACGGCCGCATCTGGCGCGTCACCGCGAAGGGTCGCGACCTCGTAAAGCCGCCCAAGCTCGTAGACGCCACCGTTCCCGAGTTGCTGGAGCAACTGAAGGCGCCGGAGCAGTGGACCCGCCAGCAGGCGAAGCGCGTCCTCAAGGAGCGCGGCGCGGAGAAGGTGCTGCCGGAGGTAGACAAGTACCTGCGTGGGGTCGATCTTCCCCAACTTGCGAACCAGCACCAATTCCTCGAAATCATGTGGCTGGGCGATGCTTTGGGTGAATTCCATCGGCCGCCCGGTCAAGACGCGAGTACGCTTCGGCTACTGCGTTCGCTGCCGCTCGCTTCTAAAGACAGCGACATCGTGGCGACCGGGATTCGTCGGTTCGGACAGTCTTTCACTCTGGCTTGGGCGCAAGGGAGTACCCGCAGCGGGATAACCGATGGCTGTCAGCACGCGAGCCCACGCGTGCGACTTGAGGCGGTACGTGCGGCCGCTCAAATGCAGTCGGCGTGGGGTGTCGAGGCCGCCCTCGGGGCGCTCGATAAGCCGATGGACCGCACCCTTGACTACGCTCTCTGGCTGACGGTGCGCGAACTTGAACCGTACTGGCTGCCGGAGTTCCAGGCGGGCCGGCTCACGTTCGGCGGCGATGCGAAGAAGCTTGCGTTCGCGCTCAACGCGATCGGTAACAAGGACACTGTGAAGCCCGTTCTCGCGCTGATCGACGGCGGAAAGGTGCCGAAGGAGAACGTCCGTGGGCTTTACTTGCTGCTCGCGCAGATCGGCGGGCCAGAAGAGTTGAGGCGTGTTGTGCAGTTCGCGGACGTAGGCGATCCCCTATCCGACGGCGATCGGTTCGCGCTCATGCGTGCGGTTGAGGACGCTGTTCGGCAGCGGAAGGTCGGTCCTGCCAAGAACGCCGCGGGCGCGCTGCGTCCTTTCATCCTGGGCCGGCTCAACACGCCCGCTGCGCAACCGGCCCTTCAGTTGGCCGGGCTATGGAAATTGGAGGAACTCCGCGAAGATTTGCAGGGCGTCGCGAGCGCGACCAAAGCAGCGATCACGATCACCGCAGAACTTCGCGCGGCCGGCCTTGAAGGGCTCATCTCGTTCGGTGACGCACGCGCGAAAACGTTTATTACCAGCCTTTGCAACAAAGAGCATGCGCCAGAGATTCGCCGGCTCGCGATCGCTGCACTTACCGGTTTAGATGCGAGCAGTGCTGCAATGAAGGCCACGGAGTTTCTGGCGGACGCCAAGCCCGACGAGGAGTTGACCGATCTGTTCGCGGCGTTCGTCAACCGAAAGGGAGGAGCGGCCACCCTGGCGAAGGCGCTCACGGGGAAGAAGTTCGCTCCCGATGTGGCGAAGATCGGGCTGAAGGCCGTTCGCGCGAACGGTCAGCCCGCGGACGACCTCGTTGCGGCGCTCACGAAGGCGGGCGGGCTCGATGCACCGCGCAAGCCGCCCACCGATGCCGAGGTGAAGGCGCTTACCGCCGATGCGCTCAAGACCGGTGACGCGGCACGGGGGGAAGTGGTGTTCCGGCGCAAGGAGCTTCAGTGCGTCGCGTGCCACGCTTACGGTGGCGCCGGCGGGCAGGTCGGCCCGGACCTCACGTCGATCGGCGCCAGCGCGCAGCCCGACTACCTCGTGGACTCGCTCCTGCTGCCGCACAAGGCGATCAAGGAAGGGTTCGACGTGACTCGCGTTGTCACCGTCGAGGACAAGGTGCTTCAGGGGATCAAGATCCGCGAGGCGAACGGGCTCCTCGTCCTTCGCACCGCGGAGGATAAGGAAATCACGGTCCCGGTGAAGGACATCGCCGAACAGAGCAAGTCCACGAAGTCGCTCATGCCCGAAGGGCTGACGGACCCGCTCACGAAGCAGGACTTCGCGGACCTCGTGAAGTACCTGTCGGAACTCGGAAAGGTGGGCGGGAGCTACGCCCCGAGCAAGGCGCGGCTGGTGCGCCGGTGGCAGGTGATCGACCCGAGCCCGACGAACCTGAACGCGTTCCGTCGCGCCCGCGTGAGCGCCGCGGCCGAGCCGGACGCGCCGTTCACGTGGTCGCAGGGGTACTCGAAAACGTCGGGCGATTTACCGCTCGCGGAGCTGCCGAAGTTCACCGTGTGGGCCGACACCGCGCCGCAGAGCGTGGTCCGGTTCCAGTTGGACGTGACAACCGCGGGCGCGGCGAAGCTCAAGTTCAACGCGATAGCCGGATTGACGGCCTACGTCGGCAACGTCCCGGTCGAACCGAAGCCGGAGACGGTGCTCGACCTCAAGACCGGCGTCCAGACAGTGACAATCTTGATCGACCGCTCGAAGCGCACCGACGACCTGCGTATCGAACTGGACGACGTGGAGAAGTCGCCGGCCCGCGTCGCGGTGGTGGGTGGGAAGTAA
- a CDS encoding endonuclease MutS2, with the protein MDAHTLDLLGFEKVRELLAGYAASTLGRDLARQTEPSLDPGTIRKEIQLTTEMVEALGLNQAPPFAGLHDVRLVARRAQIGTMLTAEQLIEVAEALNCTGAMYRYRMRLAEHLSGIIDHLSGIEDLGTVGKSIGGCIDGRGHVLDMASRDLAAVRQKLFDLDEKVKAEIRRLLRDPELRKILSYPNATVHGDHYVLPVSVNHRHKVNGVVHRVSGTGETVFIEPASIANLSAERVQLKADEDREVKRVLRRLSSEVGKVSKPLIYSLEVIAKLDLITARARYARDFNMWPPDVNTEGKLWLRQARHPLLEAMFRNDPVAEAPPPGSGSSAPSSKLKTRSVVPIDIRLGIGFNLLVITGPNTGGKTVTLKTTGLLCLMAQCGMHIPAGEGSLVPVFRHILADIGDEQSLEQSLSTFSSHITRISSIFQVADEHSLILLDELGAGTDPTEGAALGRAILDQLDSVRGRAIVTTHLGDLKTYAFNNDRAENGAVEFDIETMRPTYRLHIGQFGMSNALKIARRLKLPKDLLRKAHKYLKKRKGKSGELARLQELRLEAEQAKVDALAARHEADREKEQLARERAALDNQAAERAALNELRATLKTGTVVTVQRFGSTGKVVKVDAKKQTVTVSVGIGQWEVPFEEIFPA; encoded by the coding sequence ATGGACGCTCACACGCTCGATCTCCTCGGCTTCGAGAAGGTTCGCGAACTGCTCGCCGGATACGCCGCATCCACCCTCGGTCGCGACCTCGCGCGCCAGACCGAGCCGTCGCTCGACCCCGGCACGATCCGCAAGGAAATCCAACTCACGACGGAAATGGTCGAGGCGCTCGGGCTGAACCAGGCGCCGCCATTTGCGGGCCTGCACGACGTCCGACTGGTCGCGCGCCGGGCTCAAATCGGCACCATGCTCACCGCCGAGCAGCTCATTGAGGTGGCCGAAGCACTCAACTGCACCGGGGCCATGTACCGCTACCGGATGCGTCTTGCGGAACACCTCTCGGGAATCATCGACCACCTCTCCGGGATCGAAGACCTCGGCACCGTCGGTAAGTCCATTGGGGGGTGCATCGACGGGCGCGGGCACGTCCTCGATATGGCCAGTCGCGACCTGGCCGCGGTGCGCCAGAAGCTCTTCGATCTTGATGAGAAGGTGAAGGCCGAGATCCGGCGCCTGTTGCGTGACCCCGAGTTACGCAAAATCCTGAGCTATCCGAACGCGACCGTCCACGGGGACCACTACGTGTTACCGGTGTCGGTGAACCACCGGCACAAGGTCAATGGTGTGGTCCACCGCGTCAGCGGGACCGGCGAGACGGTCTTCATCGAGCCCGCCAGCATCGCCAACCTGAGCGCCGAGCGGGTGCAACTGAAGGCCGACGAGGACCGCGAGGTGAAGCGGGTGCTGCGGCGGCTCAGCAGCGAGGTCGGGAAGGTCTCGAAGCCGCTGATCTACTCGCTGGAAGTGATCGCGAAGCTGGACCTCATCACCGCAAGGGCTCGTTACGCTCGCGACTTCAACATGTGGCCGCCGGACGTGAACACAGAAGGAAAGCTGTGGCTCCGGCAAGCCCGTCATCCGCTGCTCGAAGCGATGTTCCGCAACGACCCGGTCGCTGAAGCACCGCCGCCCGGCTCCGGCAGCTCCGCACCGAGTTCCAAGCTCAAAACGCGCTCGGTAGTTCCGATCGATATCCGGCTCGGGATCGGGTTTAACCTGCTGGTGATTACCGGACCCAACACCGGCGGCAAAACGGTAACGCTGAAAACGACCGGGCTCTTGTGTCTCATGGCGCAGTGCGGGATGCACATTCCCGCGGGCGAAGGGAGCTTAGTCCCCGTCTTCCGCCACATTCTCGCGGACATCGGCGACGAGCAAAGTCTGGAACAGTCCCTCAGCACGTTCTCGTCACACATCACGCGCATCAGCTCCATCTTCCAGGTCGCAGACGAACACAGCCTCATCCTGCTGGACGAATTGGGCGCGGGTACGGACCCGACCGAAGGCGCGGCCCTCGGGCGCGCGATCCTCGATCAGCTCGATTCGGTGCGGGGCCGCGCCATCGTGACGACGCACCTCGGTGACCTGAAGACCTACGCGTTCAACAACGACCGGGCCGAGAACGGGGCCGTCGAGTTCGACATCGAGACGATGCGCCCGACCTACCGGCTGCACATCGGCCAGTTCGGGATGAGCAACGCGCTCAAGATCGCCCGGCGACTCAAACTGCCGAAGGACCTGCTGCGCAAGGCGCACAAGTACCTCAAGAAGCGCAAGGGGAAGAGCGGCGAACTGGCCCGACTTCAAGAGCTGCGTCTGGAAGCCGAGCAGGCGAAGGTCGACGCACTAGCGGCCCGGCACGAGGCCGACCGCGAAAAGGAGCAACTGGCTCGCGAGCGTGCGGCGCTCGATAACCAGGCCGCCGAGCGAGCGGCTCTCAACGAGCTTCGTGCGACGCTGAAAACGGGAACCGTGGTGACCGTGCAGCGGTTCGGCTCGACCGGAAAGGTCGTGAAGGTGGACGCCAAGAAGCAGACAGTCACCGTGAGCGTTGGCATCGGGCAGTGGGAAGTCCCTTTTGAAGAGATCTTCCCCGCGTAG